A part of Ziziphus jujuba cultivar Dongzao chromosome 8, ASM3175591v1 genomic DNA contains:
- the LOC107413262 gene encoding uncharacterized protein LOC107413262 isoform X2 — translation MKLNVKMKQSFEIRCSSNRLSALVATFSEEKRKAVQEIGFGSLINNNLCGIRKDLCIWLVQKFDPLTTSIDLHGKVFKISSKDVERLMGLIDSGSSVELIKPTPDMEDMMKKHCTSEQRISIAQLNKRLSKATVANDDFKIRFTLFVIGTILCPGLSGKLPASYLHLLKNVDSIRQKNWASWTFSSLIESVHRYKRYEQQKSGRQRISGCILLLQLFYMDVVWFGKPLVDRSVMAIFAWGEVEVQNFMRLLQGRGGVGSRVNVREVDDKVCNEPRVSKSLNIENVEEHQMKADLSCMKGDLSCMQEDISWIEGAIEGLISNSSGIPKSPHGNSFGNKHGLEVANGNALLHPHSPIVEVQNQANIEEKHIVCVNSNNSSLFNDEQLQNFDMNALKLKENNKVSGVCVSVKQTQTLKERKPCLYMQSPFDKVIQGWVECQYHACLLSFPTPSKEGDLKIVHYIFDCNLDHSEVLVKTEYAYFTRGPISTLRPETWLDGDQMALRKNPDVARFAQTWQLKKRYMGSLKQCEKIFIPIYDESGHWYLLIVCVKEAIAEIWDPLPNRRRRNYREENARQILRSLDIVFADEIDCVFHQSKRFEDFNLEIPENLPKQPNGYDCGIFVIKYMEDSCIANDLNHLNNSVEERLRLVLQLVCVDFNMEYIRLMSKAEKHYEAISKLAPTRVASDSGWPSKRRKKSAK, via the exons ATGAAGCTAAATGTGAAGATGAAACAAAGTTTTGAAATAAGATGTTCCTCAAATCGATTGTCAGCTTTAGTTGCTACTTTTTCTGAAGAGAAGAGGAAGGCTGTTCAAGAAATAGGGTTTGGTTccctaataaataataatttatgtgGGATAAGGAAGGATTTATGCATTTGGTTAGTGCAGAAGTTTGATCCTCTTACTACTTCCATTGATCTGCATGGTAAGGTTTTCAAAATAAGTTCAAAAGATGTTGAGAGATTGATGGGgttaattgatagtggaagttcaGTTGAGCTTATTAAGCCTACCCCCGATATGGAGGATATGATGAAGAAGCATTGCACAAGTGAACAACGCATCTCTATAGCCCAGTTAAACAAAAGATTATCTAAAGCAACTGTTGCTAATGACGATTTTAAAATTAGATTCACTTTGTTTGTGATTGGAACGATACTGTGTCCTGGTTTGAGTGGGAAGCTACCTGCATCTTATTTGCATCTACTGAAAAACGTAGATAGCATAAGGCAAAAAAATTGGGCTTCTTGGACATTCAGTTCATTAATCGAGAGTGTACACAGATACAAAAGATATGAACAGCAAAAATCTGGTAGACAGCGAATTTCTGGTTGTATATTACTTTTGCAG CTATTTTACATGGATGTTGTATGGTTTGGTAAGCCACTTGTGGATAGATCAGTAATGGCAATATTTGCATGGGGGGAAGTAGAAGTCCAAAATTTCATGAGACTTTTACAGGGACGTGGTGGTGTTGGTTCAAGG GTTAATGTAAGAGAAGTGGATGACAAAGTATGCAATGAACCAAGGGTCTCTAAAAGCTTAAACATTGAGAATGTTGAAGAACATCAAATGAAGGCAGACCTCTCATGTATGAAAGGAGACCTTTCATGCATGCAGGAGGACATTTCATGGATTGAAGGAGCAATAGAGGGGTTGATATCTAATAGTAGTGGCATTCCAAAATCACCACATGGAAATTCATTTGGTAATAAGCATGGACTTGAAGTTGCTAATGGCAATGCATTGCTCCATCCACATTCTCCCATTGTCGAAGTTCAAAATCAGGCCAATATAGAGGAAAAACATATAGTTTGtgttaattcaaataattccTCTTTGTTTAACGATgaacaacttcaaaattttgatatgaatGCATTAAAACTAAAGGAG AATAACAAAGTGAGTGGTGTTTGTGTCTCGGTTAAGCAAACACAAACGTTGAAAGAAAGGAAGCCATGTCTCTATATGCAGTCACCTTTTGATAAAGTAATTCAAGGATGGGTGGAATGTCAATACCATGCCTGTCTACTTTCCTTTCCAACTCCTTCGAAGGAGGGGGATTTGAAAATTGTTCATTACATATTTGATTGTAACCTTGACCATAG TGAGGTACTTGTGAAAACTGAGTATGCTTATTTTACTCGAGGCCCCATTTCCACACTACGACCAGAAACTTGGCTTGATGGAGAT CAAATGGCATTGCGTAAGAATCCTGATGTGGCCAGATTTGCACAAACTTGGCAACTGAAGAAAAGATACATGGGAAGCTTAAAGCAATGCGAGAAG ATATTTATTCCCATCTATGACGAAAGTGGCCATTGGTATTTGCTGATTGTATGTGTGAAAGAGGCAATTGCAGAGATATGGGATCCTCTTCCAAATCGTAGGAGGAGGAATTATCGAGAAGAAAATGCCCGACAAATT TTGCGGTCGTTGGACATAGTGTTTGCTGATGAAATTGATTGTGTCTTTCACCAAAGCAAAAGGTTTGAGGATTTCAATTTAGAAATTCCAGAAAATCTCCCTAAACAACCGAATGGATATGATTGTGGCATTTTTGTGATAAAGTATATGGAAGACTCTTGCATTGCTAATGACTTGAACCACCTT AACAATTCGGTTGAGGAAAGATTACGCCTTGTGTTGCAACTTGTGTGTGTGGACTTCAACATGGAATATATTCGCCTGATGTCAAAAGCAGAAAAACATTATGAAGCAATATCTAAATTAGCACCAACAAGAGTTGCATCAGATAGTGGTTGGCCATCTAAGAGGAGAAAGAAAAGTGCCAAGTAA
- the LOC107413262 gene encoding uncharacterized protein LOC107413262 isoform X1, whose amino-acid sequence MKLNVKMKQSFEIRCSSNRLSALVATFSEEKRKAVQEIGFGSLINNNLCGIRKDLCIWLVQKFDPLTTSIDLHGKVFKISSKDVERLMGLIDSGSSVELIKPTPDMEDMMKKHCTSEQRISIAQLNKRLSKATVANDDFKIRFTLFVIGTILCPGLSGKLPASYLHLLKNVDSIRQKNWASWTFSSLIESVHRYKRYEQQKSGRQRISGCILLLQLFYMDVVWFGKPLVDRSVMAIFAWGEVEVQNFMRLLQGRGGVGSRVNVREVDDKVCNEPRVSKSLNIENVEEHQMKADLSCMKGDLSCMQEDISWIEGAIEGLISNSSGIPKSPHGNSFGNKHGLEVANGNALLHPHSPIVEVQNQANIEEKHIVCVNSNNSSLFNDEQLQNFDMNALKLKENNKVSGVCVSVKQTQTLKERKPCLYMQSPFDKVIQGWVECQYHACLLSFPTPSKEGDLKIVHYIFDCNLDHSEVLVKTEYAYFTRGPISTLRPETWLDGDVICLAIEILTYKERQKKNVNIRRWYLPTHYQQMALRKNPDVARFAQTWQLKKRYMGSLKQCEKIFIPIYDESGHWYLLIVCVKEAIAEIWDPLPNRRRRNYREENARQILRSLDIVFADEIDCVFHQSKRFEDFNLEIPENLPKQPNGYDCGIFVIKYMEDSCIANDLNHLNNSVEERLRLVLQLVCVDFNMEYIRLMSKAEKHYEAISKLAPTRVASDSGWPSKRRKKSAK is encoded by the exons ATGAAGCTAAATGTGAAGATGAAACAAAGTTTTGAAATAAGATGTTCCTCAAATCGATTGTCAGCTTTAGTTGCTACTTTTTCTGAAGAGAAGAGGAAGGCTGTTCAAGAAATAGGGTTTGGTTccctaataaataataatttatgtgGGATAAGGAAGGATTTATGCATTTGGTTAGTGCAGAAGTTTGATCCTCTTACTACTTCCATTGATCTGCATGGTAAGGTTTTCAAAATAAGTTCAAAAGATGTTGAGAGATTGATGGGgttaattgatagtggaagttcaGTTGAGCTTATTAAGCCTACCCCCGATATGGAGGATATGATGAAGAAGCATTGCACAAGTGAACAACGCATCTCTATAGCCCAGTTAAACAAAAGATTATCTAAAGCAACTGTTGCTAATGACGATTTTAAAATTAGATTCACTTTGTTTGTGATTGGAACGATACTGTGTCCTGGTTTGAGTGGGAAGCTACCTGCATCTTATTTGCATCTACTGAAAAACGTAGATAGCATAAGGCAAAAAAATTGGGCTTCTTGGACATTCAGTTCATTAATCGAGAGTGTACACAGATACAAAAGATATGAACAGCAAAAATCTGGTAGACAGCGAATTTCTGGTTGTATATTACTTTTGCAG CTATTTTACATGGATGTTGTATGGTTTGGTAAGCCACTTGTGGATAGATCAGTAATGGCAATATTTGCATGGGGGGAAGTAGAAGTCCAAAATTTCATGAGACTTTTACAGGGACGTGGTGGTGTTGGTTCAAGG GTTAATGTAAGAGAAGTGGATGACAAAGTATGCAATGAACCAAGGGTCTCTAAAAGCTTAAACATTGAGAATGTTGAAGAACATCAAATGAAGGCAGACCTCTCATGTATGAAAGGAGACCTTTCATGCATGCAGGAGGACATTTCATGGATTGAAGGAGCAATAGAGGGGTTGATATCTAATAGTAGTGGCATTCCAAAATCACCACATGGAAATTCATTTGGTAATAAGCATGGACTTGAAGTTGCTAATGGCAATGCATTGCTCCATCCACATTCTCCCATTGTCGAAGTTCAAAATCAGGCCAATATAGAGGAAAAACATATAGTTTGtgttaattcaaataattccTCTTTGTTTAACGATgaacaacttcaaaattttgatatgaatGCATTAAAACTAAAGGAG AATAACAAAGTGAGTGGTGTTTGTGTCTCGGTTAAGCAAACACAAACGTTGAAAGAAAGGAAGCCATGTCTCTATATGCAGTCACCTTTTGATAAAGTAATTCAAGGATGGGTGGAATGTCAATACCATGCCTGTCTACTTTCCTTTCCAACTCCTTCGAAGGAGGGGGATTTGAAAATTGTTCATTACATATTTGATTGTAACCTTGACCATAG TGAGGTACTTGTGAAAACTGAGTATGCTTATTTTACTCGAGGCCCCATTTCCACACTACGACCAGAAACTTGGCTTGATGGAGAT GTTATTTGTTTGGCTATAGAGATATTGACATATAAAGAACgacaaaagaaaaatgtcaaTATACGTCGATGGTATCTACCAACCCATTACCAA CAAATGGCATTGCGTAAGAATCCTGATGTGGCCAGATTTGCACAAACTTGGCAACTGAAGAAAAGATACATGGGAAGCTTAAAGCAATGCGAGAAG ATATTTATTCCCATCTATGACGAAAGTGGCCATTGGTATTTGCTGATTGTATGTGTGAAAGAGGCAATTGCAGAGATATGGGATCCTCTTCCAAATCGTAGGAGGAGGAATTATCGAGAAGAAAATGCCCGACAAATT TTGCGGTCGTTGGACATAGTGTTTGCTGATGAAATTGATTGTGTCTTTCACCAAAGCAAAAGGTTTGAGGATTTCAATTTAGAAATTCCAGAAAATCTCCCTAAACAACCGAATGGATATGATTGTGGCATTTTTGTGATAAAGTATATGGAAGACTCTTGCATTGCTAATGACTTGAACCACCTT AACAATTCGGTTGAGGAAAGATTACGCCTTGTGTTGCAACTTGTGTGTGTGGACTTCAACATGGAATATATTCGCCTGATGTCAAAAGCAGAAAAACATTATGAAGCAATATCTAAATTAGCACCAACAAGAGTTGCATCAGATAGTGGTTGGCCATCTAAGAGGAGAAAGAAAAGTGCCAAGTAA
- the LOC107413262 gene encoding uncharacterized protein LOC107413262 isoform X3, with the protein MDVVWFGKPLVDRSVMAIFAWGEVEVQNFMRLLQGRGGVGSRVNVREVDDKVCNEPRVSKSLNIENVEEHQMKADLSCMKGDLSCMQEDISWIEGAIEGLISNSSGIPKSPHGNSFGNKHGLEVANGNALLHPHSPIVEVQNQANIEEKHIVCVNSNNSSLFNDEQLQNFDMNALKLKENNKVSGVCVSVKQTQTLKERKPCLYMQSPFDKVIQGWVECQYHACLLSFPTPSKEGDLKIVHYIFDCNLDHSEVLVKTEYAYFTRGPISTLRPETWLDGDVICLAIEILTYKERQKKNVNIRRWYLPTHYQQMALRKNPDVARFAQTWQLKKRYMGSLKQCEKIFIPIYDESGHWYLLIVCVKEAIAEIWDPLPNRRRRNYREENARQILRSLDIVFADEIDCVFHQSKRFEDFNLEIPENLPKQPNGYDCGIFVIKYMEDSCIANDLNHLNNSVEERLRLVLQLVCVDFNMEYIRLMSKAEKHYEAISKLAPTRVASDSGWPSKRRKKSAK; encoded by the exons ATGGATGTTGTATGGTTTGGTAAGCCACTTGTGGATAGATCAGTAATGGCAATATTTGCATGGGGGGAAGTAGAAGTCCAAAATTTCATGAGACTTTTACAGGGACGTGGTGGTGTTGGTTCAAGG GTTAATGTAAGAGAAGTGGATGACAAAGTATGCAATGAACCAAGGGTCTCTAAAAGCTTAAACATTGAGAATGTTGAAGAACATCAAATGAAGGCAGACCTCTCATGTATGAAAGGAGACCTTTCATGCATGCAGGAGGACATTTCATGGATTGAAGGAGCAATAGAGGGGTTGATATCTAATAGTAGTGGCATTCCAAAATCACCACATGGAAATTCATTTGGTAATAAGCATGGACTTGAAGTTGCTAATGGCAATGCATTGCTCCATCCACATTCTCCCATTGTCGAAGTTCAAAATCAGGCCAATATAGAGGAAAAACATATAGTTTGtgttaattcaaataattccTCTTTGTTTAACGATgaacaacttcaaaattttgatatgaatGCATTAAAACTAAAGGAG AATAACAAAGTGAGTGGTGTTTGTGTCTCGGTTAAGCAAACACAAACGTTGAAAGAAAGGAAGCCATGTCTCTATATGCAGTCACCTTTTGATAAAGTAATTCAAGGATGGGTGGAATGTCAATACCATGCCTGTCTACTTTCCTTTCCAACTCCTTCGAAGGAGGGGGATTTGAAAATTGTTCATTACATATTTGATTGTAACCTTGACCATAG TGAGGTACTTGTGAAAACTGAGTATGCTTATTTTACTCGAGGCCCCATTTCCACACTACGACCAGAAACTTGGCTTGATGGAGAT GTTATTTGTTTGGCTATAGAGATATTGACATATAAAGAACgacaaaagaaaaatgtcaaTATACGTCGATGGTATCTACCAACCCATTACCAA CAAATGGCATTGCGTAAGAATCCTGATGTGGCCAGATTTGCACAAACTTGGCAACTGAAGAAAAGATACATGGGAAGCTTAAAGCAATGCGAGAAG ATATTTATTCCCATCTATGACGAAAGTGGCCATTGGTATTTGCTGATTGTATGTGTGAAAGAGGCAATTGCAGAGATATGGGATCCTCTTCCAAATCGTAGGAGGAGGAATTATCGAGAAGAAAATGCCCGACAAATT TTGCGGTCGTTGGACATAGTGTTTGCTGATGAAATTGATTGTGTCTTTCACCAAAGCAAAAGGTTTGAGGATTTCAATTTAGAAATTCCAGAAAATCTCCCTAAACAACCGAATGGATATGATTGTGGCATTTTTGTGATAAAGTATATGGAAGACTCTTGCATTGCTAATGACTTGAACCACCTT AACAATTCGGTTGAGGAAAGATTACGCCTTGTGTTGCAACTTGTGTGTGTGGACTTCAACATGGAATATATTCGCCTGATGTCAAAAGCAGAAAAACATTATGAAGCAATATCTAAATTAGCACCAACAAGAGTTGCATCAGATAGTGGTTGGCCATCTAAGAGGAGAAAGAAAAGTGCCAAGTAA